In Malus sylvestris chromosome 15, drMalSylv7.2, whole genome shotgun sequence, a single genomic region encodes these proteins:
- the LOC126605724 gene encoding probable eukaryotic translation initiation factor 5-1 — protein sequence MALQNIGASNRDDAFYRYKMPRMITKIEGRGNGIKTNVVNMVDIAKALARPASYTTKYFGCELGAQSKFDEKTGTSHVNGAHDTAKLAGLLENFIKKYVQCYGCGNPETEIIITKTQMLNLKCAACGFVSDVDMRDKLTTFILKNPPEQKKTAKEKKALRRADKEQLKEGEAADEEQKKLKKEAAKKKGTSGSKASSKKKNTGSDEDRSPTHSQGDENDQAAEEDDDDDVQWQTDTSLEAAKKRIQEQLSAVTADMVMLSTVEEEKRSPKKSPDHEAKKPETKSHQNGADNNTHERLVNEIKQSLQKGTSAARLKSYLGTLSGTPQEVMDALLEALFEGVGKGFSKVVSKKKNYLAAATQTEGSQTVLLQAIESFSGKANPDAAKEVALVLKSLYDVDILEEEYIMKWYQKGLAGNNKSSPIWKNSKPFIEWLQSAESESEQE from the coding sequence ATGGCTCTACAAAACATCGGTGCTTCAAACCGTGATGATGCCTTCTACAGGTATAAGATGCCAAGGATGATCACAAAGATTGAAGGCAGAGGAAATGGCATCAAGACGAATGTGGTTAATATGGTCGATATTGCAAAGGCCTTGGCTAGACCTGCTTCGTACACCACGAAGTATTTTGGCTGTGAGCTTGGAGCCcaatcaaaatttgatgagaagaCTGGAACTTCCCATGTGAATGGTGCTCATGACACTGCAAAGCTTGCTGGACTTCTTGAGAACTTCATTAAGAAATATGTGCAGTGCTATGGTTGCGGGAATCCAGAAACTGAAATTATTATAACCAAGACACAGATGCTAAATCTGAAATGTGCTGCATGTGGGTTTGTATCTGATGTTGATATGAGGGACAAGCTTACGACTTTTATCCTCAAGAATCCTCCAGAGCAGAAGAAGACAGCTAAAGAAAAGAAAGCCTTGAGGAGGGCTGACAAAGAACAACTTAAGGAAGGGGAGGCCGCTGACGAGGAGCAAAAGAAGCTTAAGAAGGAGGCAGCAAAGAAGAAAGGAACTTCTGGTTCAAAAGCATCAAGCAAGAAGAAAAACACTGGTTCCGATGAGGATCGCTCCCCAACTCACAGCCAGGGAGATGAGAATGACCAAGCTGCTGAGGAGGACGATGATGACGATGTCCAGTGGCAGACGGACACTTCCTTGGAGGCAGCTAAGAAGCGAATCCAGGAGCAGTTGAGTGCTGTTACTGCTGATATGGTGATGCTTTCTACCGTTGAAGAGGAGAAAAGGTCACCAAAGAAGTCTCCCGATCATGAAGCGAAGAAGCCTGAGACGAAGAGTCATCAGAACGGTGCTGATAATAATACCCATGAAAGACTTGTTAATGAGATCAAACAATCCTTGCAAAAGGGGACTTCTGCAGCTCGGCTTAAATCCTATTTGGGGACTCTTTCTGGCACACCCCAAGAAGTTATGGACGCCCTACTCGAGGCTCTCTTTGAAGGTGTTGGAAAGGGGTTCTCGAAGGTGGTTTCCAAGAAGAAAAACTACCTCGCTGCAGCCACCCAGACAGAGGGATCTCAGACGGTTCTATTGCAAGCTATCGAGTCCTTCAGTGGGAAGGCAAACCCTGATGCCGCAAAGGAAGTGGCTCTGGTTCTGAAATCATTGTATGATGTTGACATTCTGGAGGAGGAATACATTATGAAGTGGTACCAAAAGGGCTTAGCTGGGAACAACAAGAGCTCCCCTATTTGGAAGAACTCCAAGCCGTTTATCGAATGGCTCCAGAGCGCCGAGTCGGAGTCAGAGCAAGAGTGA
- the LOC126605725 gene encoding uncharacterized protein LOC126605725 — protein MANSLFLPNHTLVAPPPRSLSASVSSKPNKPQPPLLPCPPSLRLLGFSSFSLTTTSSSSVINHSSGSSGGSRRRVSSIKSRLTPQASVTPLNSRKENSKSNAGPSESGADQEHFPPLKTLLQIYKEAIFNGDGKTVSEVEAIIEVIENEKNELVKKVSSASAEITSGKEKLIRLQADFDNCRKRFEKERLTVRTDAQGEVIESLLPMVDNFERAKQYLKPETEKEEKIDASYQGIYKQFVEIMRSLRVAVVPTVGKPFDPSLHEAIAREESQEFTEGIIIQEIRRGFLLGGRLLRPAMVKVSSGPGSKKSPVATEKTTAGVEK, from the exons ATGGCGAATTCGTTGTTTCTTCCAAATCACACCTTGGTAGCTCCGCCTCCTCGTAGCCTTTCTGCTTCTGTCTCCTCGAAACCCAACAAACCCCAACCACCTCTTCTTCCTTGTCCTCCTTCtcttcgtcttctagggtttAGCAGCTTCTCTCTaaccaccacctcctcctcctccgttaTTAATCACAGCAGTGGCAGCAGTGGCGGCAGTAGGAGGCGTGTCTCTTCCATCAAATCTCGTCTCACCCCTCAAGCCTCGGTTACCCCA TTGAATTCCAGAAAGGAAAATAGTAAGAGCAATGCAGGACCTTCTGAAAGCGGAGCAGATCAAGAGCATTTTCCCCCTTTGAAAACCCTCCTTCAAATTTACAAGGAGGCTATTTTTAACGGAGATGGAAAAACTGTTTCCGAAGTAGAAGCTATTATAGAAGTAATAGAAAACGAGAAGAATGAATTAGTCAAGAAAGTATCTTCTGCATCAGCAGAGATAACATCTGGGAAGGAGAAACTTATCCGCTTGCAAGCAGATTTTGATAATTGTAGAAAAAGATTTGAGAAGGAGAGGCTTACTGTAAGGACCGACGCCCAAGGAGAAGTGATTGAGAGTCTTTTGCCCATGGTTGACAACTTTGAGAGAGCCAAACAGTACCTGAAACCCGAGactgaaaaggaagaaaagattGATGCAAGTTACCAAGGTATTTACAAGCAATTCGTTGAGATTATGAGGAGCTTGCGTGTAGCTGTCGTTCCAACTGTGGGAAAGCCTTTTGATCCTTCA CTGCATGAAGCTATTGCACGGGAAGAGTCTCAAGAGTTCACGGAAGGGATTATAATTCAAGAAATCCGCCGCGGGTTTTTACTCGGAGGTCGGCTCCTGAGACCAGCAATGGTTAAAGTCTCATCAGGTCCTGGCAGTAAGAAATCCCCTGTGGCCACCGAGAAAACAACTGCAGGAGTGGAGAAATGA
- the LOC126605726 gene encoding uncharacterized protein LOC126605726, producing MDLSELWGIFGPGVAGAVFGAGWWFWVDAVVCSSVKVSFLHYLPGIFASLAALMFNCVKKEDIDYSPYEEGEWRLKLWLFIAYVVAFVSLAASVGLLIQDSLVKTGPSVWTGTAGVLQAVFVLISGLIYWTAHPE from the exons ATGGATTTGTCGGAGCTCTGGGGGATCTTCGGTCCAGGCGTTGCCGGAGCCGTGTTCGGGGCCGGCTGGTGGTTCTGGGTTGACGCTGTCGTTTGCAGCTCTGTCAAGGTCTCCTTCCTCCACTACCTCCCTG GCATATTTGCGTCGTTAGCGGCGCTGATGTTCAATTGCGTCAAAAAGGAGGACATTGATTACTCCCCATATGAAGAAGGCGAGTGGAG ATTGAAGCTTTGGCTGTTCATTGCTTATGTTGTTGCATTTGTATCTCTAGCGGCATCGGTGGGTTTGTTAATACAAGATTCTTTAGTGAAGACTGGCCCTTCAGTGTGGACTGGAACTGCTGGTGTGTTGCAAGCAGTTTTTGTGTTGATCAG TGGGCTAATTTATTGGACTGCTCACCCGGAGTAA
- the LOC126605723 gene encoding auxin response factor 17-like, translated as MPPPHGRSIDPKVWRACAGNSVQIPTLNSRVYYFPQGHLEQSSPSSAAPVLLSPLLLSKPLILCRISDLRFLADPTTDEVFAKLLLVPIPNEFPSIEPPNGDKLDADGNGDLERQDDRVFSFAKILTPSDAHNGGGFSVPKFCADTIFPPLNFQADPPIQALFLTDLHGVVWEFRHIYRGTPRRHLLTTGWSKFVNHKMLVAGDSVVFMRNGRGEMFIGVRRAVRASASSDCARWSYHIGGGATNSMRLKTEDQDCSGRKVMSAEAVAEVAEMAAEGKPFEVVYYPKAGWWDFVVKSEVVEKALKVFWTAGMRVKLAMETEDSSRMTWFQGTLSMASVPDNGPWQGSPWRMLQVTWDEPEALHNAKRVSPWQVEFVGSTPSIHTTFCPTKRFRAPLTHGLLINAEEEFFFPMTGAANLAMGPFSASLLNYNFPAGMQGARQDTFSVSNLSHLLSENSPQACTYNSFGNNEVPKLKRVCTELNIGSSQSDELSPDSQSSVASFGMELDGNRLQTKVGTSSFQLFGKIIHTNQSVEGGSDDVGCTEDSGNKEYNVAEGGHNHLDLNFTELLDRIDIKCQKTSAVDSCTL; from the exons ATGCCTCCGCCTCATGGCCGTTCGATCGACCCCAAAGTCTGGCGCGCCTGCGCCGGAAACTCCGTCCAAATCCCCACCCTCAACTCTAGGGTTTACTACTTCCCTCAGGGCCACCTCGAGCAATCCTCCCCCTCCTCCGCTGCGCCTGTCCTCCTCTCCCCTCTCCTCCTCTCCAAGCCTCTCATTCTCTGCCGGATCTCCGACCTCCGCTTCCTCGCTGACCCCACTACCGACGAGGTCTTCGCCAAGCTGCTTCTCGTCCCAATTCCCAATGAGTTCCCCAGCATCGAGCCGCCCAATGGCGACAAACTCGACGCCGACGGTAATGGGGACTTGGAACGACAGGATGACAGAGTCTTTTCGTTCGCGAAGATACTGACGCCTTCGGATGCTCACAATGGGGGTGGATTCTCTGTTCCGAAGTTCTGCGCGGACACCATCTTTCCTCCGCTTAACTTCCAGGCCGACCCGCCGATCCAGGCGCTCTTCCTCACCGACCTCCACGGCGTCGTTTGGGAATTCCGGCACATATACAGGGGTACTCCGAGACGGCACTTGCTCACCACTGGCTGGAGCAAGTTCGTCAACCACAAGATGCTCGTCGCCGGTGACTCCGTCGTCTTCATGAGGAACGGGAGGGGAGAGATGTTCATCGGCGTCCGTCGCGCAGTCAGGGCCAGCGCCAGCTCTGACTGCGCCAGGTGGAGCTATCACATTGGAGGCGGAGCGACGAACTCGATGAGGCTGAAGACAGAGGATCAGGACTGTTCTGGAAGGAAGGTAATGTCCGCGGAGGCCGTGGCCGAAGTGGCGGAGATGGCGGCGGAGGGGAAGCCGTTTGAGGTGGTGTATTATCCAAAAGCGGGGTGGTGGGACTTTGTGGTGAAGTCTGAGGTGGTGGAGAAGGCATTGAAGGTGTTTTGGACGGCTGGGATGAGAGTGAAGTTGGCTATGGAGACGGAGGACTCGTCCCGGATGACTTGGTTTCAGGGCACTCTGTCGATGGCTTCGGTACCGGACAATGGACCTTGGCAAGGCTCACCCTGGCGCATGCTTCAG GTTACATGGGACGAACCTGAAGCTCTGCACAATGCTAAGAGGGTGAGCCCGTGGCAAGTCGAATTTGTTGGATCAACACCTTCAATTCATACAACGTTTTGCCCCACAAAGAGATTCAGAGCTCCTCTGACTCATGGGCTGTTGATCAATGCAGAGGAAGAATTCTTCTTTCCTATGACAGGAGCAGCTAATTTAGCAATGGGGCCATTTAGTGCATCCTTGTTGAACTACAATTTTCCTGCGGGCATGCAGGGAGCCAGGCAAGATACATTCTCTGTATCTAATCTATCCCACTTGTTAAGTGAAAACAGTCCTCAGGCGTGCACTTACAATTCCTTTGGCAACAATGAGGTGCCAAAGCTGAAGAGGGTATGTACTGAGTTGAACATTGGTAGTTCACAGTCTGACGAATTGTCACCAGATAGCCAGAGTAGTGTGGCATCCTTTGGGATGGAACTTGATGGAAACCGGTTGCAGACAAAGGTTGGCACAAGTTCCTTTCAGCTGTTTGGTAAGATTATTCATACAAACCAGTCTGTTGAAGGTGGTTCTGATGATGTTGGTTGCACCGAGGACAGTGGCAACAAAGAGTACAATGTAGCAGAAGGAGGGCACAACCATCTGGATCTTAATTTTACCGAACTTCTTGATAGGATTGATATTAAATGTCAAAAAACCTCAGCTGTTGATTCTTGTACTTTGTGA